In Glycine max cultivar Williams 82 chromosome 7, Glycine_max_v4.0, whole genome shotgun sequence, a single window of DNA contains:
- the LOC100779783 gene encoding uncharacterized protein LOC100779783, with amino-acid sequence MMSNSKQKKKLKAHKKKDEWLKDMRGNLSLLATVIATMTFQSAINPPGGIRPASETGEITCPDTSKNITVPCPGEAVLSVLKADTYNSFLYCNTICFASSLAVCLLLVSGLPLNNRFFIWFFSICMCITLTALTLTYLYGLQMVTPNDVWDNSLFSMVGVVIFIWIILLGIVVIFLSLRLLFWIVTKCRNKKQTEQGEDQNQSKQEDPKQSTGEDAT; translated from the coding sequence ATGatgagcaattccaaacaaaagaagaaattgaaGGCACACAAGAAAAAGGATGAATGGTTGAAGGACATGAGGGGTAACCTAAGTTTGCTGGCTACCGTAATTGCAACTATGACCTTTCAGAGTGCTATTAATCCACCAGGTGGCATTAGGCCAGCAAGTGAAACTGGAGAAATCACATGTCCAGATACAAGCAAAAACATTACGGTTCCATGCCCTGGAGAAGCTGTCCTATCTGTTCTTAAAGCAGACACCTACAACAGCTTCCTTTATTGTAACACAATATGTTTTGCTTCATCTTTAGCTGTTTGTCTCTTGCTTGTGAGTGGACTCCCTCTTAATAACCGATTCTTCATCTGGTTCTTCTCAATATGCATGTGCATCACCCTCACTGCCCTCACCCTTACCTACTTATATGGTTTGCAAATGGTCACCCCAAACGACGTTTGGGATAATTCATTATTCAGCATGGTTGGAGTCGTTATTTTTATTTGGATCATACTTCTAGGAATCGTCGTAATTTTCCTCTCCCTACGCCTACTTTTTTGGATTGTCACTAAATGCCGGAATAAAAAACAAACTGAACAAGGAGAAGATCAAAACCAAAGTAAACAAGAAGATCCAAAACAAAGTACAGGAGAAGATGCAACCTAG